From a single Nostoc edaphicum CCNP1411 genomic region:
- a CDS encoding glycine betaine ABC transporter substrate-binding protein: protein MKRFLALCFLTFALLLVITSCTPSSNSNNGGNIILASKDFTEQDILGELLAQQIEATTNLKVDRRPRLGGSFVCHSAITAGKIDAYIEYTGTAFTGILKQKAVNDPKEVYERLKQAYSQQFNLEVMPSLGFENTFAMIIRGEDAKRNNIETLSQATQYTPKWRGGFGYEFLEREDGFPGLAKTYDLRFAKSPQIMDLGLIYRALIQKQVDMVAGNSTDGQISRLGLVVLKDDKKYFPPYETVPIVRQEILKKYPELRTAIASLSGKISADEMRQLNYLVEGELRDIKDVVHEFRISKGFK, encoded by the coding sequence ATTGGTAATTACTAGCTGTACGCCAAGTTCAAATAGTAATAACGGTGGCAATATTATTCTTGCTTCTAAAGATTTTACTGAACAAGATATTTTAGGTGAACTGTTAGCACAACAAATTGAGGCGACAACTAATTTAAAAGTAGATCGTCGCCCTCGTTTGGGTGGTTCTTTTGTTTGTCATAGTGCTATTACTGCTGGCAAAATCGACGCATATATTGAGTATACAGGCACAGCTTTTACTGGAATTTTAAAGCAAAAAGCAGTTAATGACCCCAAAGAGGTTTATGAAAGATTAAAACAAGCATACTCCCAGCAATTCAATCTGGAAGTGATGCCAAGCTTGGGTTTTGAAAATACTTTTGCAATGATTATCCGGGGTGAAGATGCCAAGCGCAACAACATTGAAACTCTCTCTCAAGCTACTCAATATACACCAAAGTGGCGTGGCGGTTTCGGTTATGAATTTTTAGAACGAGAAGATGGTTTTCCAGGATTAGCTAAAACTTACGATTTACGTTTTGCCAAATCGCCCCAAATTATGGACTTGGGTTTAATATATCGTGCTTTGATTCAAAAACAGGTAGATATGGTGGCGGGTAATTCTACTGACGGACAGATTTCTCGCTTAGGTTTAGTTGTACTCAAAGATGATAAAAAGTATTTTCCGCCTTATGAAACAGTGCCTATTGTCCGACAAGAAATATTAAAAAAGTATCCTGAATTAAGAACTGCGATCGCCTCACTTTCTGGAAAGATTTCGGCAGATGAAATGCGACAGTTAAACTATTTAGTTGAGGGGGAATTACGTGATATTAAAGATGTTGTCCACGAGTTTCGGATATCAAAGGGATTCAAATAA
- a CDS encoding beta strand repeat-containing protein, translating to MAIIIGTRGNDTLQGAFNYDGYNDTLTGGGGNDIFFFDSGSNYINKITDFGGVGKGTNPTAAVIAEVDTLSFQGYSGFTAQNLLLAQNGTSLEIGFQGFGSSFFASYKFILENFALENLENLTKSTGATVDLGNILFYGQTTITDSFDVFDANSTQSTVFKKNTVTFLNDLSNNVSGFDNSNDVINGQGGDDILEGLSGNDILRGGAGNNTLNGGVGDDTLYADSPSSNNLFNGGDGNDFLSTSGGNYYNAYSPSYDDRSLGNNTLNGGAGDDTLDASGSLGDNLLDGGDGNDSLSISGIVRGEQYTDSDSGSDGDNTLNGGNGDDILSASGSSGDNLLFGGDGNDFLDISGFIYQRYDSYFNSRSSGNNLLSGGDGNDTLIASGATGNNTLNGGNGDDSLTGGNGNDSLTGGGGKDKFVYDGLYDNEYYSDTINNGTTTIADFDGVGKGTNPTAAVIAEVDTLIFQDDSNFTADNLLLTQNGTSLEISFQGYGDTRFILENFALENLENLTKSTGATVDLGNILFYGQTTITDSFDVFDANSTQSTVFKKNTVTFLNDLSNNVSGFDNSNDVINGQGGDDILEGLSGNDILRGGDGNNILNGGDGNDTLNGGTGNNTLNGGNGNDSLNFDSLSTLVTQTVDGGAGNDSLSFSYSSATTGITSTFNPTTNITVISSTADTTVFSYKNIEQLNITGTDYDDYLLGSNGNDTLRPGNGNDTVDGGAGDDLLDISLSTGNHLLNGGDGNDSLQALSDIYYDEFGNFVSGSISGDNTLNGGAGNDYLDIYSSTGNNLLDGGDGNDILGVSSAGNNVLYGGNGNDILNVFGSGNNLLDGGDGDDSLTASSNSGNNTLIGGNGDDTLRGGSGDSILIGGSGNDRLFGEGGIDTFVFNSFDEGLDRIRDFVAINELIQVSAAGFGGGLSAGVLKTSQFTLGESATTSTQRFIYNSTTGALFFDQDGNAGAFTQVQFAELSTGLSLTNNNFVVV from the coding sequence ATGGCAATTATCATTGGAACCAGAGGTAACGACACCCTACAGGGCGCTTTTAATTACGACGGTTACAACGACACCCTAACTGGTGGCGGTGGCAACGATATATTTTTTTTTGACAGCGGCTCAAACTACATTAATAAGATCACCGATTTCGGTGGAGTAGGTAAAGGAACAAACCCAACAGCAGCAGTCATTGCCGAAGTGGATACCTTAAGTTTCCAGGGCTATAGTGGCTTTACTGCCCAAAACTTGCTCCTCGCCCAGAATGGCACAAGTTTGGAAATCGGCTTTCAAGGGTTTGGTAGTAGTTTCTTTGCTAGTTACAAATTCATCCTGGAAAACTTTGCCCTGGAAAACCTGGAAAACCTCACCAAATCTACTGGAGCCACTGTAGATTTGGGTAATATTCTGTTTTATGGGCAAACTACCATCACCGACAGCTTTGATGTCTTCGATGCTAACTCCACTCAAAGCACTGTCTTTAAAAAAAACACAGTCACCTTCCTAAACGACCTATCCAACAATGTTAGTGGCTTTGACAATTCAAATGATGTCATCAATGGTCAAGGGGGTGATGACATTCTTGAAGGCTTAAGTGGCAATGACATTTTGAGGGGTGGCGCGGGCAATAATACCCTCAACGGTGGTGTTGGTGACGATACTTTGTATGCTGACTCCCCCTCAAGCAATAATCTGTTTAATGGTGGCGATGGCAATGATTTTCTCTCCACCTCTGGCGGAAACTACTACAACGCCTACTCACCAAGCTACGACGATCGCTCTTTAGGCAACAATACCCTCAATGGTGGTGCTGGTGATGATACTTTAGATGCTAGCGGTTCATTAGGCGATAACCTCTTAGATGGGGGCGATGGCAATGATTCTCTCTCTATCTCTGGGATTGTAAGGGGTGAGCAGTACACAGACTCTGACTCTGGCTCAGATGGCGATAACACCCTCAACGGTGGTAATGGTGATGATATCTTGAGTGCTAGTGGATCATCAGGCGATAACCTGCTTTTTGGAGGCGATGGCAATGATTTTCTAGACATCTCTGGCTTTATTTACCAAAGATATGACTCCTACTTCAACTCTCGCTCGTCTGGCAATAACCTCCTCTCTGGGGGCGATGGCAATGATACTCTAATAGCCTCTGGTGCCACTGGTAATAACACCCTTAATGGTGGTAATGGCGATGATAGCCTCACAGGCGGTAATGGCAATGATAGCCTTACAGGCGGCGGTGGTAAGGATAAATTTGTTTACGACGGCTTATACGACAACGAGTACTACAGCGACACCATTAATAATGGCACTACTACGATCGCCGATTTTGATGGAGTAGGTAAAGGAACAAACCCCACAGCAGCAGTCATAGCCGAAGTGGACACTCTGATATTCCAAGACGATAGTAACTTCACTGCCGACAATTTACTTCTCACCCAGAATGGCACAAGTTTGGAAATCAGCTTTCAAGGGTATGGTGATACCAGATTTATCCTGGAAAACTTTGCCCTGGAAAACCTGGAAAACCTCACCAAATCTACTGGAGCCACTGTAGATTTGGGCAATATTCTGTTTTATGGGCAAACTACTATCACCGATAGCTTTGATGTCTTCGATGCCAACTCCACCCAAAGCACTGTCTTTAAAAAGAACACAGTCACCTTCCTAAACGACCTATCCAACAATGTTAGTGGCTTTGACAATTCAAATGATGTCATCAATGGTCAAGGGGGTGATGACATTCTTGAAGGCTTAAGTGGCAATGACATTTTGAGGGGTGGCGATGGCAATAATATTCTCAACGGTGGCGATGGCAATGACACTCTCAATGGTGGCACTGGCAATAACACCCTCAATGGTGGCAATGGCAATGATTCCTTAAATTTTGACTCCCTATCTACGTTAGTCACTCAAACAGTAGACGGGGGAGCAGGTAACGACTCTTTGTCTTTCAGTTATAGCAGTGCTACCACGGGAATTACTTCGACTTTCAATCCTACTACTAACATTACAGTAATTTCTTCGACGGCGGACACAACAGTGTTTAGCTACAAGAATATCGAACAATTAAATATCACAGGTACAGACTATGATGATTATCTTTTGGGAAGCAATGGTAATGATACGCTTCGCCCAGGCAATGGTAACGATACAGTAGATGGCGGTGCTGGTGACGATTTATTGGATATTAGTCTTTCAACAGGAAATCACCTCCTCAATGGAGGCGATGGCAATGATTCTTTACAGGCCTTGAGTGACATTTACTACGACGAATTCGGAAATTTTGTTAGCGGTAGCATATCTGGCGATAACACTCTCAACGGTGGTGCTGGTAACGATTATTTGGATATTTACAGTTCAACAGGCAATAATCTATTAGATGGGGGCGATGGTAACGATATATTGGGTGTTTCCAGTGCAGGCAATAATGTATTATATGGGGGCAATGGTAACGATATATTGAATGTTTTCGGTTCAGGCAATAATCTATTAGATGGGGGCGATGGTGATGATTCCCTGACAGCCTCTAGTAACTCAGGTAATAACACCCTCATTGGTGGCAATGGTGACGATACCCTCAGAGGTGGCAGTGGCGATTCTATCCTCATCGGTGGCAGTGGTAATGATAGGCTATTTGGGGAAGGTGGTATTGATACCTTTGTTTTCAATAGTTTCGATGAAGGTCTTGATAGGATACGTGACTTCGTTGCCATTAATGAACTAATTCAAGTATCGGCTGCTGGTTTTGGTGGCGGTTTATCAGCAGGTGTACTTAAGACAAGTCAGTTTACACTTGGAGAATCCGCAACCACTAGCACCCAGCGATTTATTTATAACTCCACCACAGGTGCATTGTTCTTTGACCAAGATGGTAATGCAGGCGCATTTACTCAGGTACAATTTGCAGAATTATCTACTGGGTTGTCACTAACGAACAACAATTTTGTGGTTGTTTAA
- the ggt gene encoding gamma-glutamyltransferase codes for MPATHVAIAVFSFTLFVYSQVASAALTLPLRSKKGMVVSAHPLASEAGISMLRKGGNAVDAAVATTFAISVVEPFSAGIGGGGFLLMHSEKTGDIKALDFRERAPLKATKNMYLDAEGKVRPNASIKGYLAVATPGTVSGLYEVHRRYGKLSWQEVMKPAIALAKDGFILGDVATWRYLQTNQSSQPALLNNPALREIFTRKGEFYKPGDKLVQRDLARTLATIAQNPQSFYTGSIARAIASDMVKNGGLITLEDLKAYKPIWRTPVCGNFRQAKICSMPPPSSGGVHLLQILNIIGDTDFKSLRWHHPDAIHLMVEAMKIAYSDRSQYLGDPDFVKVPVQELLSPAYAKKRRQEINMQVARPSIEIKPVDLNSKCLRFSPSPCPRYESPETSHLSVVDEERNAVSLTFTINLSFGAGIVTPRTGIVLNNEMDDFAAAPGVPNAFGLVGNDANSIAPRKTPLSSMTPTIVTENGHFRMAVGAPGGSTIITQVLQVILNVLEYNMDVGAAVSVPRIHHQWLPDELRVESWGLDALTVQDLRRRGHKIKETAPWGNGNAIAVTPDGTLEGAADPRGEGSPRGL; via the coding sequence ATGCCTGCGACGCACGTAGCCATCGCAGTCTTTTCTTTCACCCTCTTTGTTTACAGCCAAGTCGCCTCGGCTGCTTTAACTTTACCCCTACGCAGCAAAAAGGGAATGGTGGTTTCAGCCCATCCCCTAGCGAGTGAAGCGGGAATTTCGATGTTACGCAAAGGTGGTAATGCAGTGGATGCAGCTGTAGCCACAACCTTTGCAATTTCTGTAGTTGAGCCTTTTTCAGCCGGAATCGGTGGCGGCGGATTTTTGCTGATGCACTCTGAGAAAACTGGCGACATCAAAGCATTAGATTTCCGTGAACGCGCACCCCTGAAAGCTACAAAAAATATGTATCTTGACGCAGAAGGAAAGGTGCGTCCCAATGCAAGTATTAAAGGTTATTTAGCAGTGGCGACACCAGGAACGGTGTCGGGACTTTATGAAGTGCATCGTCGCTATGGTAAGCTTTCTTGGCAAGAGGTGATGAAACCTGCGATCGCACTCGCTAAAGATGGCTTCATTCTGGGCGATGTAGCAACTTGGCGTTATCTGCAAACAAACCAATCTAGCCAGCCAGCACTTCTTAACAATCCAGCCCTGCGGGAAATATTCACTCGCAAGGGTGAATTTTACAAACCAGGGGACAAGCTAGTGCAGCGTGATTTAGCACGTACTTTAGCTACAATTGCCCAAAATCCCCAAAGTTTTTACACCGGAAGTATTGCTCGTGCGATCGCTTCTGATATGGTAAAAAATGGTGGTTTAATTACTTTAGAAGACCTCAAAGCCTACAAACCAATCTGGCGCACTCCCGTTTGTGGAAATTTTCGCCAAGCTAAAATTTGCTCAATGCCACCACCTTCATCGGGAGGCGTTCACCTATTGCAGATTTTAAATATTATTGGTGATACCGATTTTAAATCTTTGAGATGGCATCATCCCGACGCTATACATTTAATGGTAGAGGCAATGAAGATTGCTTACAGCGATCGCTCACAATATTTAGGCGATCCTGATTTTGTCAAAGTCCCTGTACAAGAACTGCTTAGTCCAGCTTACGCCAAAAAACGCCGTCAAGAAATTAATATGCAAGTGGCTAGACCCTCGATCGAGATCAAGCCAGTAGATTTGAATTCCAAATGTCTGCGTTTTTCCCCATCCCCTTGTCCTCGGTATGAATCTCCTGAAACCAGCCATCTTAGTGTTGTGGATGAAGAACGCAACGCCGTGAGTTTGACTTTCACGATTAATCTCAGTTTTGGTGCTGGTATAGTGACACCAAGAACTGGAATTGTCCTCAACAATGAGATGGATGATTTTGCTGCTGCGCCAGGAGTACCTAATGCCTTTGGTTTGGTTGGTAACGATGCCAATAGCATTGCACCCCGCAAAACTCCTCTATCCAGCATGACTCCCACAATTGTCACAGAAAATGGTCATTTTCGGATGGCAGTGGGTGCGCCTGGTGGTAGCACCATCATCACCCAGGTTTTGCAAGTGATTTTAAATGTGCTGGAATACAACATGGATGTTGGTGCGGCTGTTTCTGTTCCACGCATACATCATCAATGGCTACCAGATGAGTTGCGCGTCGAATCCTGGGGCTTAGATGCTTTAACTGTGCAAGACTTACGCCGTCGGGGACACAAAATAAAGGAAACTGCTCCCTGGGGTAATGGTAACGCGATCGCGGTTACACCCGATGGAACTCTAGAAGGGGCCGCCGATCCTCGCGGTGAAGGTTCCCCAAGAGGTTTGTGA